From Nicotiana tabacum cultivar K326 chromosome 20, ASM71507v2, whole genome shotgun sequence, one genomic window encodes:
- the LOC142174560 gene encoding uncharacterized protein LOC142174560, with product MVDKTLAAREAIIQLLKFHITRAQQRMRDLANKHRSDRSFEPPGHSTFIKLVAKYFGPYPVAAKVGVVAYTLLLPTDVLIHPTFHVSQRKRCLEIPDINNHPRVFYLSSPYYPMPEAILHRRLVKRGNKTVCQVLVKWTGIDVS from the exons ATGGTGGATAAAACTCTAGCTGCTCGAGAAGCTATCATTCAACTTTTGAAATTTCACATTACAAGAGCTCAACAAAGAATGAGAGATCTAGCCAACAAACATAGATCTGACAGGAGTTTTGAA CCACCAGGCCATTCAACATTCATCAAATTAGTGGCCAAGTACTTTGGTCCTTATCCTGTTGCTGCTAAGGTTGGTGTAGTTGCTTACACATTGTTACTGCCTACTGATGTCTTAATTCATCCTACCTTCCATGTTTCTCAACGCAAAAGGTGTTTAGAGATTCCAGATATCAATAACCATCCTCGTGTATTCTACTTATCCAGCCCATATTATCCTATGCCTGAAGCTATACTACACAGAAGATTGGTTAAACGAGGTAACAAAACTGTTTGCCAGGTTCTTGTGAAATGGACTGGCATTGATGTATCATGA
- the LOC107769601 gene encoding uncharacterized protein LOC107769601 isoform X2, with protein sequence MLLISGGPKLRKWYGAPDLLPKDGSLSKENESTEEDEVRDAVLVTDGDNEIGQLVILSLIIKRTRIKALVKDKRVAMEAFGTYVEPIAGDAKDRSLLKKALRGVRAVICPNEGFISNIESWKGLQHVILLSQLSVYRGSSGVQAIVTANARKMAEQDESLVMASGVPYTIIRAGLLVNAPGGNQGFNFKEGCASQGKLSKEDAAFICVEAFDTVPQKGLIFEVVNGEDKVMDWKECFATLIEKSEL encoded by the exons ATGCTGTTGATTTCAGGGGGTCCGAAGTTAAGGAAATGGTATGGGGCACCTGACCTCCTTCCAAAAGATGGATCCCTTtcaaaagaaaatgagtctaCTG AAGAAGATGAAGTCAGGGATGCAGTTTTAGTTACCGATGGAGATAATGAGATTGGTCAG TTGGTTATATTGTCTTTGATAATCAAACGAACTCGGATCAAAGCTCTGGTAAAGGATAAGCGGGTTGCCATGGAAGCTTTTGGTACTTATGTTGAG CCAATAGCAGGTGATGCAAAGGACAGGTCATTGCTAAAGAAGGCTCTAAGGGGTGTTCGTGCAGTTATATGCCCAAAT gaaggttttatatcaaatatagAGAGTTGGAAAGGTTTACAACATGTGATCCTATTATCTCAG CTGTCTGTTTATAGAGGTTCTAGTGGGGTTCAAGCAATTGTTACTGCCAATGCAAGGAAAATGGCAGAACAAGATGAATCACTGGTTATGGCTTCGGGAGTCCCTTACACTATTATTAGAGCTGGCTTATTAGTAAATGCGCCAGGTGGAAATCAAGGTTTTAACTTTAAAGAG GGCTGTGCATCACAAGGAAAGCTGAGCAAGGAGGATGCTGCTTTCATCTGTGTAGAGGCCTTTGACACAGTGCCACAGAAAGGCCTGATATTTGAG GTGGTCAATGGCGAGGACAAGGTCATGGATTGGAAAGAGTGCTTTGCAACCTTGATCGAGAAATCGGAGCTGTAA
- the LOC107769601 gene encoding uncharacterized protein LOC107769601 isoform X1, translating into MASSALSLSVHQPNSQFISPCLQCRKIWKNNPSSFFFSDGDYKRSVTCFSSKKKIGFMDQILDYIEGGPKLRKWYGAPDLLPKDGSLSKENESTEEDEVRDAVLVTDGDNEIGQLVILSLIIKRTRIKALVKDKRVAMEAFGTYVEPIAGDAKDRSLLKKALRGVRAVICPNEGFISNIESWKGLQHVILLSQLSVYRGSSGVQAIVTANARKMAEQDESLVMASGVPYTIIRAGLLVNAPGGNQGFNFKEGCASQGKLSKEDAAFICVEAFDTVPQKGLIFEVVNGEDKVMDWKECFATLIEKSEL; encoded by the exons ATGGCCAGTTCAGCTTTATCTCTTTCTGTGCATCAACCCAATTCCCAATTCATCTCTCCATGTCTACAATGCCGCAAAATTTGGAAAAACAatccctcttctttctttttctcggATGGAGATTATAAGCGTTCTGTCACTTGCTTTTCTTCCAAGAAAAAAATAGGTTTTATGGACCAAATTCTTGATTACATTGAAG GGGGTCCGAAGTTAAGGAAATGGTATGGGGCACCTGACCTCCTTCCAAAAGATGGATCCCTTtcaaaagaaaatgagtctaCTG AAGAAGATGAAGTCAGGGATGCAGTTTTAGTTACCGATGGAGATAATGAGATTGGTCAG TTGGTTATATTGTCTTTGATAATCAAACGAACTCGGATCAAAGCTCTGGTAAAGGATAAGCGGGTTGCCATGGAAGCTTTTGGTACTTATGTTGAG CCAATAGCAGGTGATGCAAAGGACAGGTCATTGCTAAAGAAGGCTCTAAGGGGTGTTCGTGCAGTTATATGCCCAAAT gaaggttttatatcaaatatagAGAGTTGGAAAGGTTTACAACATGTGATCCTATTATCTCAG CTGTCTGTTTATAGAGGTTCTAGTGGGGTTCAAGCAATTGTTACTGCCAATGCAAGGAAAATGGCAGAACAAGATGAATCACTGGTTATGGCTTCGGGAGTCCCTTACACTATTATTAGAGCTGGCTTATTAGTAAATGCGCCAGGTGGAAATCAAGGTTTTAACTTTAAAGAG GGCTGTGCATCACAAGGAAAGCTGAGCAAGGAGGATGCTGCTTTCATCTGTGTAGAGGCCTTTGACACAGTGCCACAGAAAGGCCTGATATTTGAG GTGGTCAATGGCGAGGACAAGGTCATGGATTGGAAAGAGTGCTTTGCAACCTTGATCGAGAAATCGGAGCTGTAA